From the genome of Arvicola amphibius chromosome 9, mArvAmp1.2, whole genome shotgun sequence, one region includes:
- the Krt5 gene encoding keratin, type II cytoskeletal 5, which yields MSRQSSVSFRSGGSRSFSAASAITPSVSRTSFSSVSRSGGGGGGRVSLGGAYGAGGYGSRSLYNVGGSKRISFSSGGGSFRNRFGAGAGGGFGFGGGAGSGFGFGGGAGSGFGFGGGAGFGGGYGGAGFPVCPPGGIQEVTVNQNLLTPLNLQIDPTIQRVRTEEREQIKTLNNKFASFIDKVRFLEQQNKVLDTKWALLQEQGTKTVRQNLEPLFEQYISNLRRQLDGVLGERGRLDAELRNMQDLVEDFKNKYEDEINKRTTAENEFVMLKKDVDAAYMNKVELEAKVDALMDEINFMKMFFDAELSQMQTHVSDTSVVLSMDNNRSLDLDSIIAEVKAQYEDIANRSRTEAESWYQTKYEELQQTAGRHGDDLRNTKHEISEMNRMIQRLRSEIDNVKKQCANLQNAIADAEQRGELALKDARNKLTELEEALQKAKQDMARLLREYQELMNTKLALDVEIATYRKLLEGEECRLSGEGVGPVNISVVTNSVSSGYGGNSLGFGGGSGFGIGTGFGGGLGSSLGGGGGGYYSSSSGSAGLGGGLSVGGSGFSASSGRGMGFGSGGGSSSSVKFVSTTSSSRRSFKS from the exons ATGTCTCGCCAGTCGAGTGTGTCCTTCCGAAGTGGGGGCAGCCGCTCTTTCAGCGCCGCCTCTGCCATCACCCCGTCTGTCTCTCGTACCAGCTTCAGCTCGGTGTCccgcagtggtggtggtggtggtggcagggtcAGCCTTGGGGGTGCTTATGGAGCAGGTGGCTATGGCAGCCGGAGCCTGTACAATGTGGGGGGCTCCAAAAGGATATCATTCAGCTCTGGCGGTGGCAGCTTCAGGAACCGATTTGGTGCTGGTGCTGGAGGAGGCTTCGGCTTTGGAGGAGGAGCCGGCAGTGGATTTGGCTTTGGTGGTGGAGCTGGTAGTGGCTTTGGCTTCGGTGGTGGAGCTGGCTTTGGTGGTGGCTACGGGGGCGCTGGTTTCCCCGTGTGCCCCCCTGGAGGCATCCAAGAGGTCACAGTTAACCAGAACCTCCTCACCCCTCTGAACCTGCAAATCGACCCTACCATCCAGCGGGTGAGGACTGAGGAGCGCGAGCAGATCAAGACCCTCAACAACAAGTTTGCCTCCTTCATCGACAAG GTGCGCTTCCTGGAACAGCAGAACAAGGTCCTGGACACCAAGTGGGCCCTGCTGCAGGAGCAGGGCACCAAGACCGTGAGGCAGAACCTGGAGCCTTTGTTTGAGCAGTACATCAGCAACCTCAGGAGGCAGCTGGATGGAGTGCTGGGAGAGCGGGGCCGCCTGGACGCAGAGCTGAGGAACATGCAGGATCTGGTGGAGGACTTCAAGAACAA GTATGAAGATGAGATCAATAAGCGTACCACTGCTGAGAATGAATTTGTCATGCTGAAGAAG GATGTGGATGCTGCCTACATGAACAAGGTGGAACTAGAGGCCAAGGTCGATGCCCTGATGGACGAGATCAACTTCATGAAGATGTTCTTTGATGCG GAGCTGTCCCAGATGCAGACACATGTCTCAGACACGTCCGTGGTGCTGTCCATGGACAACAACCGCAGCCTGGACCTGGACAGCATCATCGCCGAAGTCAAGGCCCAGTATGAGGACATCGCCAACCGCAGCCGAACAGAGGCTGAGTCCTGGTACCAGACCAAG TATGAGGAGCTGCAACAGACAGCTGGTCGGCATGGCGATGACCTGAGAAACACCAAGCATGAGATCTCGGAGATGAACCGGATGATCCAGAGGCTGAGATCTGAGATCGATAATGTCAAGAAGCAG TGTGCAAACCTTCAGAATGCCATTGCTGATGCAGAGCAGCGTGGAGAGCTGGCGCTCAAAGATGCCAGGAACAAGTTGACTGAGCTGGAGGAGGCCCTGCAGAAGGCCAAGCAGGACATGGCCCGCCTGCTGCGCGAGTACCAGGAGCTCATGAACACCAAGCTGGCCCTGGACGTGGAGATCGCCACCTACAGGAAGCTGCTGGAGGGCGAGGAGTGCAG GCTGAGTGGAGAAGGAGTTGGACCAGTCAACATCT CTGTTGTCACAAACAGTGTCTCTTCTGGCTATGGAGGAAACAGCCTGGGCTTTGGCGGTGGCAGCGGTTTTGGCATTGGCACCGGCTTTGGCGGtggccttggcagcagcctgggaggagGTGGCGGAGGTTACTACTCCAGTAGCAGCGGGAGCGCTGGTTTAGGTGGTGGGCTGAGTGTCGGGGGCTCTGGCTTCAGTGCAAGCAGTGGCCGGGGCATGGGCTTTGGCAGCGGTGGGGGCAGCAGCTCCAGTGTCAAATTtgtctccaccacctcctcctcccggAGGAGCTTCAAGAGCTAA